From Paenibacillus sp. PvR098:
CGTTAACGCTCCTGTTTTAAATAAGGCTTCGGAGAAGCCTCCAATTCTCATAAACTCATAAAACCCTTCAGCGTTTGGCGCCACCCCCAACGCCTTGAGTCCATTCATAATAAATGGGATGTGCATTTGATCAATGGTGTTCAGCAGGGCTCCGAACAATAACGGTACTACCATTAGACCGCCAGGAACCTTTTCGATCGTTTTTTTGATTTGCATTTGAATACCTCCATTAGCTAGAATTGTTCAAAGCAAGAAAAAATCAATAAATGATCAACTTGAATACGCTTACATAATCACACGTCTATTCTATCATGGATATTAATTTAATTTCAAATAGTATCATAATCAAAAAGGACCGCTCAAAATGAGCCGTCCTCAGTATTCAATATCTCCTTTTACAATCTTCCTCGGTTAATTCCTGGACCTTTTCCTATTTTCCACAGTGTTTGGCATTAAATTTGATTTACACGGGTTTCCTTTCGGAGGCGTTCGCGTAGAACCAACGGTAATCATTAATGAACACGGCGCAGAACCCGTCAACGATTTGTTAGGTCTTCGCAAGCATTATGATGATAGACATAAATAATAAGATAAAAGCAAAATCATCAGACCTAATCTGATCTGATGATTTTGCTTTTCTTAATATGGTAACTGCCGCAGCCTTAAAATACAACCCGAGACGGACGTTCTTTGGAGACTGCCATTATCGAATTACGCCACAAGCGATGCGAGCACCTGCATTACCGGCGGGTTCAGTCACATTGTCGTCCGCCTTCTCATGAATGACGAGAGAGGTACCCCCGTCCTTCAGCAGCGAGTTAGGCTGATTCGACTCCAGTGTCAACTGCTTGGCAACATAGTCGAGTTTGACCTTGCCTTCTTGATCAACCTCTAGATTCGGAAGATCACCGGCATGTGAACCTTGCGGGTGTCCTACTCCATGCTTTTGGCCTAGCGGGTTGAAATGCCCTCCAGCCGATTGATAATCCGGCTGTTCACATTTGCCGTTCTCATGCACGTGAAAACCGTGCGGACCCGGCGTCAAATTCGACGATTCCACCTCAATGCGTACACCTTCGTCCACCTGTGTCAGCTTGGCTTGTCCGATGCGTTGGCCTTGGGTGCCCAGCAGCTCGACGAGGACCGATTCCTTATCTTGATGAGCCATGACTGGGGCGCTGCTGCCATTGACCTCTTGCTTTGGGTCCTTTTCTTGCTCAGCGCCGCTCCAGCCGAATTGACAACCAGACAGCAACAGCATTTGTGAGATTGCCGCAGCAGCAATGAACGATTTGAATCTCATAGCGACTCCCCCTAACGGTTTAAAGTATCTTTGACCATTATTAACCAATTTGGGGATCCGTAAACATCAAATATACGTCCTGCTATAAAAACGGATTGCGCCACTCCATCAGCATTGCGAAATGATGGGACTCTTCATCCTCAAGATAGTTTTCTACCAGCTTAACCGGTGTACGGCCGCAGCGGAGCAGGAATGTCATCACTGGATCCTTCAGCTTACCCTCAAGCACATGGCGTACATATACTTCCGCCGGCATCGTATCCGCATGCTTGTGGTAGCCTGGAAGACGGCCGCCTCCAAGCAGCCGTTCCAGCTTAAGCTGCACAACAACCTCGTACATCGACATCATCAGCCATTTGCCGAGCCCCAGCTTCCGGTAAGCAGGCCTGGCGGAAATATCGACGATGTACAGCGTGTTTCCGTTCGGGTCATGATTACGGATATAGCCGCCGTCCGTGATCTCTTCCCATGTATGATCCGCATGCGACGGATCGAAATTCACCCGCAGACCGGTGATCGAAGCGGCCAGCTCCCCGTCGATTTCTACGCATAGCGCACCTTCCGGGAACAATCGAACGTGATTGTTCAACTGCTCTTCGTTCCACCACAGCTCTGATGGAAAAGGCGGCGGGAAGCTTTCCCGTTGAATGCGGATCATCCCGTCATAATCATTCTCCGTATAGGATCGGATTGTTGCCTTAACAGAACGGTCCTGGTCGAACACGTACAGCTCCTTACGGTAAAAAGCCATATGCACCGCTCCTCTCTTGCCTTAACTCCAGTCCGTATACAAATCCGTACGGCGGTCTCTCCACGTGGTTACGGAACCTTTTTCACGAACCTGGTGCAGCAATGTTAAATCCAGATCGCCGGTAATGACCATGTCGCCGTTAATTTCGCCCGCCGTCATGATGCCTCCCGGCGGAAAAGGAACGTCGTTAGGCGTAATAATCGCCGCCTGTCCGTAATTGCCTCGCATAAAGTCAACCGTCGGAAGCGATCCGACAGTTCCCGTTGTAACTACATATACTTGATTCTCGATTGTCCGCGCATGGCAAGTGTATCGTACCCGGTGAAACCCGTGCCGGTCATCCGTGCACGAAGGACAGAACAGCACGTCCGCCCCGCGGGCCCTGGCCATCCGGACAATCTCCGGAAACTCCATATCGTAACAGATCAGCATCGCGATCCGCCCTTTATCCGTATCGAAAACATGAAGCCCGTCTCCGGCCTCCATATTCCATTCTTTCACTTCGGTTGGGGTAATATGCAGCTTCCGCTGCTCCCCCACCCGTCCATCCGGGTAGAAAAGAAACGCCGTATTGTATAGGCGGCCTTGTTCCTCTATGATGTGCGTACCGCCGATGAGATGCATCCCCGTTTCGGAGGCTAAAGATTTGAACAAATCCATGTATTGTTCCGTGTATGCAGGAAGCTCTTCAATCGATAACGCCTTATTGCTTCCGTCTTTGCCGATGGACATCAGCTGTGTTGTAAACAACTCAGGAAACAGTACAAAATCCGATTCAAATTCCTCAGCCGTTTTGACATAATGCGTCACTTGAGCAGCAAATTCCTCAAAGCTTGTTATGGTATGTAAATGATATTGAACCGCAGATACTCTCAGTTTCATGTTGTACTCCTTTCCATTATGTCGAGAATGGATCCGTCAGAACGTTCCTGTTTCTCTACCTTCTCTTCAAACATATCCTGAATCGGGTCGAAAAACAAAATATGCGGCTTTTTCATACACCAAGTCGTCATAGATCGCTGTCCCTCTACCTGTACGGTTTTGATAGGATCTACAAATACACCGTGCAGCTTCTCGGTCATGTAGTGCAGCGCTTCGGAGTCTACTAAATAGCGCTCGCTGCCGTCCGGAAGCTCAAAACGATTCCCCCCGAGAGGACGCACCTGGTTCTCTATCCCGATATTGGAAGCAAGACGAGCGAAAAATAATCCGCCCGGTTTCAGCACGCGCCACATCTCTGAAGCCATACGCTGAAAGTGCCTCTCGTCTTCTGCAAAATGCAGAACAGCACAGGAGATGACGACATCGAAGGTATCGTTGGCGAAGCTGAGCTTCTCCACCGGCTCCACGCGAAACTGCTCCTCCTGAAGCCTGTTATTCAGCTCCGCGGCCAGCTTGCGAACCTTTTGGATCGCTTGCTCCGACCGGTCAACGGCGAACACGTCATAGTCCTCGCGCAGAAAATAGACCAGATTGCGTCCTTCCCCGCATCCCGCATCAAGAATACGCATGCCGGGGATGATCCGCCCTTTAAGCAGCTGGTCGAATAAGTTGATATCAATATTTCCGAAATGCTCCTTCATGTTCATACGCCCGGCTTCACTCGCTTCCAGATGATAGCGTTTGTTAGATTATTATACCATTATCGGCCTTAGAAAACTATGACGTGTCCTTTTGAAGGCACAATGTCTCATTCTCGAGAGCTTCTGAAGATGTTTTTTAACTATGTCACAATCTGATAACTTCCTATGATACATTCTCCATGTAAGCAGCGAATCGGCGATTGGGGACCGGCGACACTCGGAGTATCCCTAGGAGGAAGCAGCCATGAACCGTTTGATTACGTTACCGGAGCGCTGGTTCGTCAGCAGCCCGAACGTATTCCTGCAGGGATGGAAAGCCTGCGCATAGAGCCTCATACCTATGCCGTATTTACGCACAAGGGGCCCATTTACGTACTTGGTGTTACATACGCTGCCATTCATCATTGGCTGGATACGAACGGGAGCTTCTCAAGAGCTACGGCACCCGAACTTGAATCCTATGATCACCGATACAGCGCTGAGAATCCTGAATCCAGTGAATTTGACATCTATATCCCTGTCCTAGTCCGATCCTAATCCAATGACCACGCCCTGGGACATACCATACGCTTGAACAAACATTTCAACCGCCTGCCGGATTCGTTCATTCAATTCGGCAGGCGGCTCTACCACTGCGTCTGCACCAAGGCTCAAAAAATAACTCGCGTAATAATCCATCTCATCCGGCCGAATCCTCAGCTTTAACATTCCTTTTCCTTCATCGTCCACCTGAAGCTCATTATGAAACCAGGATTCCCACCGACATCTGCGTACACCTACGGCGGTAAAACGAACGATCACCTCTACTTTTTGTGGACTTTGCTCAGCTTCGTGCCCTTCGCCACAAGGCGGCTTAAACCAGTGTGAAATCGGAAATTCGCTTAAATCAATGGTAGGATGCTTTTCATCCGTCCATTCCGCCTGAAGCACCCGGTCTGCCCGGAACAGTAAATAGGTTTCCTTTAGAAAGCAATACGAAGGGCAATACCAGAAGCCGTTATACGAATAAACGCCGATGGGCTGAATGGAACGCCGATTCGCTCCATCGCGAGAATCGTAAAGAATTTGCAGCGGCCGCTGCTGCAGCGCAGCGTCGAGAAGCAGCTTCAAATACGGCACGGCAGCCGCCCTTATGGGCGTCCAAAACACGACGCGCTGCTTCATTTTATCGATTCGCTGCTTCGTATCGTCGGGCAAATAATAATAAAATTTGTTTAATGCGGTTACCGACTCCTCGTTGAACGGAAGAGCGCCCTGTAAAAAATCCTCTGGCTTGTGAGGACCAGGACAGCAGCGGTACCTGATGCCGTTCATGCCAGGCCAGGTCTGCCGAATCCGCGGAGACGCAGCCCGCCCAGAAAGGCTCGTTGGCCTTCGCCAAGCTCAAATTCGGGCTGCTGAAGGTGAAGCTGACAAGTCCGCTCGCAGCTGCGTAATCGTTAGCTTCCTGTAGGCGGTCGGTTGACCAGTTGGAGCCTCCGATGGCCTTCACTCGTCCAGCGGCGACATGCCCGTTCAACGCATCCATGATTACACTTACCGGTACGGAAGGATCGTCCCGGTGAAGTGCGTACAGGTCAATATAATCGGTACCTAGACGATCCATGCTTTCGTTCAAATCAATCTGTATTGCTTCCGGACTCACTCGCGGACCGTTATTATCATGGTACGCCCCCTTGGTCAGAAGAATGACTTTCTCCCGGTTACCCCGTTCTCTCATCCATCTCCCGATCGTCTGCTCGCTCTCTCCCCCGCAATAAATGTGGGCTGTATCGATCGTGTTGCCGCCGATGGCAAAGTAACCATCCAATACCCGGGAAACCCTCTCGTACACCTCGTGCTTAAAAAAGTCCGATCCCTGAATCAGTCTGGAAACCGGCCTTTCCAGACCTTGAACCGTAATCGTCTTCACCCTCCGACAACCCTTTCTCCGATTTCGACACGCCTGCGCTCGTTGGCAGACATCAAGCAGGCATCAATAACGCGCATGTTGCGGATCGCGTCCGTCGGCTCATATGGCAGCGGCTCGCCGTACAAGATGCTGCGGCCCAGCGCATCGGCTTGCAGCGCGTATTGGTTCACATGCGGAACTTCGACCTCTCGTCGATCCCCCTTGGTCGTCACGAAAAAGTGATCCTGTTCATTCTGGTGCGCCACGAAAGCCGATGGCACCTCGATGCGCCCTTCACTACCCAGAATCTCCAACATGTTTCGTCCATCAGCCCACATCCCGCAATCGAACGTCAGCGCAACTCCGTCAGAGAATTCAAGAAGTCCCGAAGCCATCATGTCCACATGACCATGCTCCGGCGAGAAGAAAGCATGTACTGCTGCCGCTTCCGGCTCCCGTTCGAGAATGAGGCGGGCGGCGCTAATCGGATAAACGCCTACATCATAGATCGAGCCGCCCCCCATAAACTTCTTGTACCGCACGTTGCTTGCATCCTTGGCATTATTAAACGTAAAAGCACCGTGAATTCCGCGAAGCTCACCAATTTCACCGGATCGAATGATCTCTTTGATCATTGTGTACCGCGGATGATAGCGGTACATGAACGCTTCGGCGAATATCACCCCGGCACGCTCGCAAGCCGCTGCCATTTCCTCAGCCTCCCCTGCGTCAAGTGCTGCAGGTTTTTCGCACAGCACATGCTTGCCCGCATCCGCCGCGCGAAGGGTCCACTCCTTGTGAAGATGGTTAGGAAGCGGAATATATACAGCATCAACATCCTTATCGACAAGCAGTTCTTCATAGCTTCCGTAAGCTTTGGGAATGTCCAGCTTATCTGCTGTTTGCTGTGCTTTGTCCAGACCTCTGCTAGCTATAGCCGTCACAACTCCTGTGCTTGATTGCTGGATCCCAGGGATGACCGCGCGTACAGCAATATTGGCACAGCCGACAATTCCCCATCGTACTTTGTCCTTAATCATATCCAGAACCTCTCCCTGTTTCACGATTTTCCATACTATATTGCCATTATATTGAACTGACTTTAATATGAAAATAACAGCTTATTGCAATCATATATAATAATATTGCTATTGCGAGTAGGGGGTGCATGAATGAAGCGTCAATCCTTATGCCCACACTCAGCGACCACGAATATTTGCTTCTGCCCGAGTCCGTCGGTTGGTACCGTGAGTTTCCGGAGAATGAGGTTAGCCGAAAGCAGGGAGCGTTGAACAATTTCAGCATACATTTGGTCGTAGACGGAAAAGGCTTCATCGAAGCGGAACATAGCGGGTTCTTGCACCTGACTCTCATATCCACATTGACTTATGCGGTCGTGGCGGAATTCGTCACGCAAGCGGCGCCTTGGGCCGAAGTAAGCAGCCCCAAGGACGATAACCGCATTCTAGAGCTTCTGCCATTCATAAGACAAGAGGCTTGCCGACCATTCGACTTGGATTATTGGTCCAGGCGAGCCGGGGTGAGTAGCTACTATTTTTGCCGCTTGTTTAAAAAATCCACTCAGATGACTCCAATGACCTTCATCACGCTGTGCAGGCTGCAAAACAGCAAGCAATGGTTGTTGGAAAAACAAAGCTTGACGGTCAAAGAAATCGCAGAGCACGCAGGATACCCAAGCGTCAGCTATTTCAACAAACGGTTTCATGAACAGGAAGGCATGACGCCGACGGTATACCGTAGGCTTTATCGCCGGGAATAACTGTTGTATACTGAGGATTCGAGAAAAGCAGCCTGATGTGAAGAGACGACGGGAAAGGAGCTCTTATGAAATCATTAATTCTTGCAGAAAAGCCGAGCGTGGCTAAAGAAATCGCCCGAGTGCTCGGCTGCACCCAGAAGCATAAACATTATATCGAAGGCCCGGCCTATGTGGTCACCTGGGCACTGGGTCATTTGGTCACGCTCGCCGAGCCCGAGGAATACGACCCAAAGTACAAAACCTGGAGCCTTGAAGACCTGCCGCTGCTCCCGCAGCGCATGAAGCTGAAGGTCATCCGTGAAACGACCCCGCAATTCAAAGCAATTGCGCAGCTTGCGGGCCGCAGCGATTTGAACGAGCTGATCATCGCCACAGACGCGGGACGCGAGGGAGAATTGGTTGCTCGTTGGATCATGGAGATGATCCGCTGGAGAAAACCATTCAAGCGGCTTTGGATTTCCTCTCAAACGGACAAAGCAATCCGTGATGGATTCGCTTCGCTCAAGCCAGGGTCCGCCTACGATCCGCTCTATCGATCCGCCGTTTGTCGTGCAGAAGCCGATTGGCTGATCGGGCTTAATATTACACGCGCGCTGACCTGTAAGCATAACGCACAGCTCGCCGCCGGACGCGTACAGACGCCGACGCTGGCAGCGCTGATGGAACGCGAACGCCAGATTAAAGCGTTTCAGGCGAAGGATTATTGGATGCTGCGTGCACAGCTCGGTCCCTTCCAAGCTGTCTGGCGAAGCAAATCTCAACCGGACGGGCGCCTGTTCGATAAAGACGCCGCAGACGCGCTCTTGGGCCGTCTGACAACGGTTCGCACCGCCAAGATCTCCCAGCTGAAGGTGACGGAGAAAATCGAGCCCCATCCGCTTGCTTACGATTTGACAGAGCTTCAGCGTGACGCCAATAAGAGATACGGATTTACAGCCAAGCAGACGTCGAACGTGCTTCAAAAGCTGTATGAGCAGCATAAGCTGGTCACATACCCGCGAACCGATTCCCGGTATCTTTCTTCGGACATGGTATCTACTCTCCCGGATCGGCTCAAAGCACTGCAGCTGCCCCCATACGCCGCCTGGGTAAAACCGCTGCTGAACAAGCCTTTACCGGTAACTAAGCGGATTGTAGACGACAGCAAGGTATCCGATCACCACGCCATTATCCCTACGGACGAGCGCCCGCAGCTGCAGAATCTAACCGCTGACGAACGTAAGCTGTACGACATCATTGTGCGCCGCTTTATCTCGCTGTTCTACCCGGTCTTCCGTTATGACGAAACGGCAGTCACAATCGACATCAGCGGCGAAAACTTCCATGCCAAGGGCCGCATCACGCGGGACGCGGGTTGGAAAACACTATACGATGCTGGAGCTATTGCATCAGACGACGAGAATGAAGATGCTGCGGAGGATGAGGCTTCCTCCCGTCAAACGCTCCCTCCTCTTCAATCAGGTATGGAGCTTAAAGACGTCCGACTCAACCTGCAGAAGCAGACGACCAAACCGCCAGGCCGATATACGGAAGCAGGATTACTAACGGTAATGGAGAAGCACAACCTCGGGACGCCAGCCACACGAGCAGACATTATTGAAAAGCTGCTGCAGACCGATACGATCGAGCGGCGCATGAATACGCTGCAGCCTACCGGCAAGGGCCTACAACTGATCGAGCTTGTCGTGCCTGAGCTTCGCTCACATGACCTTACGGCCGAATGGGAGCAGGAATTAGAACGGATTTCCAAGGGAAAGGGCGACGCAGACGCCTTCATGGAAAGCATTCGGAAGCAAACGCAGGTAATCGTAAAGCAGGTCAAAGAAAGCGACGCGGAATATAAGCCGCACAATTTGACGAATTCCCGCTGCCCCGATTGCAGCAATCCGCTGCAGGAGATCAAAGGTAAACGCGGAAAGATGCTTGTTTGCAGCAGCCGGGAATGCTCTTACAAGCGTGCGGCTGAAGCGCCCTTATCCAATAAACGCTGTCCCCAATGCCGTAAGAAAATGGAAATTCATATGGGGAAAGCAGGGAAGTATGCGCAGTGCAAACCTTGCAACGTCATCGAGATGCTTAGTGAATCCGGCGGTGGAGGCGGACGTGCAGCGAAACGCCAGCAATCGCAATTGGCCAAGCAATTCAGCGACAATGCAGATCTGACATCCGGCCTCGGAGAAGCGCTGAAGGCCGCTTTGCAGAAAAAACAGGAGTAACCGCAGGTTTTCCGCTGATTGATGGGAAGTGTTAGCGGTGATTAATCGGTGTATATAACTATAAAAAGGGTTGCCTCCCCTGCCGCACATTCGCTGCTCGATGGAGGCAACCCTTTTTATAATTTGGGACAATACCCTTTGTCCCCTAATTTCTCAGTCCAATCCGTGGCATTACCTCTCGCTCAAAGTACGACTGAAGCTGCTGCTTTTCCGATTCCGTGAATCGAAACTCACAGTCGCGCCCCTCATCCTGAGGAACGATGTCGATGATGTCTCCACCGCGTGTACAGATCAGCAGGGCACTAAGCTCCTCAATCCCTTCCGGCATCAATGCGCCATCGGCCAGCTGAAAGCAGATATCAACATCGATCCACTGATCGTCTCGCGGTTCAATCCGGGCTTTCATCTGCTCAAATCGCAGTTCCTTGATATCCGTACCTCCGTAAGCTATCATGGTGCTCAATTCACCGCCTTTTGTCCTTGATTTATCAGATCATTCAATGCCATCTCAAGGAGCGGATATTGAAACTGAAAACCGTTAGTAATCGCAACATGCGGAATAACTCTCTGGCCTTGCAGAAGCAGCATGGACATCTCCCCAAACATCAGCTTCAATAAGAAGGAAGGCACAGGGAATGCATAGGGCTTGTTCATCACCTTGGCCAGCATTCTTCCAAAATCGTCATTGGTAACCGGATGCGGCGATGTGGCATTCACCGGGCCTTCAACATTTTCATTCTCGATACAGAAATCGATCAACCTGACGACGTCATATATATGAATCCACGACATCACTTGTTTACCGCTGCCGATTCGGCCGCCCAGACCCAACCGGAACGGCATGCTCATCTTAGGAAATGCTCCGCCATTCTTGTCGAGAACAATTCCTAGCCGCAGTAGAACAACGCGCGTATCCGGAATCATTTCGGCCGCGGCCTCCCACTTATCCACCACATCAGACAGGAAATCTTCCACGCTAAGGTCACTATCTTCCCCGAAGCTATTCGTCTCTGATTTCCCGTAGATTCCAATGGCTGAAGCGTTAACTAGCACAGGCTTAGTCTCCAAGCGTTGGATCATGCTCTCTACTTTCTCTACAGACTCCAATCGCGATTGCAATATGCGCTCTTTAGCCTTTGGAGTCCACCTCTGATTAATGGTTTCTCCCGCTAAATTGACGATTGCGTCCAGCCCTTCAAGCGGCTTCACACTTTTGTCCAGCTCAGCCCAAGTAATATTACGGATGAGCGGATGCTCAGACTTGCGCTTTTGCCTAGAGATCAATATAACAGTTGCCCTTTTTTCCAAAAAATATTGGGTCAAATGCTTTCCTATAAAGCCTGAGCCCCCTGCAATTGCCACTTTCATTGTTTTCCCCCGCTCAATCGTAAGTTTTGCTATGAACCTCATTATATATCAAAATGAAAGAACGGACAAAAAAAGGGGTCAAGTGCTCGCCTGTTATTGCTGCTTTATACCGTTCGCCATATAATACATATGAGGTGAAAAGATGGAATCCAAAGAAGCTCTCGAACATTTTATTATGTATTTACAAACCATTAATCGACATTTGCGTTCCCAAATGTTCGATCAACAGGCAGCGTCGTTAACCCGGGTACAATGGCTGCTCATGCGTAATCTGTATCGAAACGGAGCCTCCACTATCGGGCAGCTTGCCGAGCACCTGGACGTTCGCTCCAGTACGATGTCCCAAATGGTCGATCGTCTCGAAAAGGCAGGATTCGCTTACCGGGAAAGCAGCGACCCGGATGCTCGCGTGAGGTGGGTGAAACTGACGGAGCAAGGTGAGCGTGTCATTCGTCAAACCGAAGCGTTATGGGCCGAAACGTTGTCCGAACCATTCAAGCAATTCAGCGATGCCGAAAGACAGCAGTTGCTGGAGTATATGCATCGCTTGTCCGATGCCCTTCCTTCCAAAAGAACATGATCACCGGATTTAACCATCTTGAAACACGGAGCTTGTAGCAATTGGGG
This genomic window contains:
- a CDS encoding superoxide dismutase family protein — translated: MRFKSFIAAAAISQMLLLSGCQFGWSGAEQEKDPKQEVNGSSAPVMAHQDKESVLVELLGTQGQRIGQAKLTQVDEGVRIEVESSNLTPGPHGFHVHENGKCEQPDYQSAGGHFNPLGQKHGVGHPQGSHAGDLPNLEVDQEGKVKLDYVAKQLTLESNQPNSLLKDGGTSLVIHEKADDNVTEPAGNAGARIACGVIR
- a CDS encoding GNAT family N-acetyltransferase; the protein is MAFYRKELYVFDQDRSVKATIRSYTENDYDGMIRIQRESFPPPFPSELWWNEEQLNNHVRLFPEGALCVEIDGELAASITGLRVNFDPSHADHTWEEITDGGYIRNHDPNGNTLYIVDISARPAYRKLGLGKWLMMSMYEVVVQLKLERLLGGGRLPGYHKHADTMPAEVYVRHVLEGKLKDPVMTFLLRCGRTPVKLVENYLEDEESHHFAMLMEWRNPFL
- a CDS encoding carbon-nitrogen hydrolase family protein, with product MKLRVSAVQYHLHTITSFEEFAAQVTHYVKTAEEFESDFVLFPELFTTQLMSIGKDGSNKALSIEELPAYTEQYMDLFKSLASETGMHLIGGTHIIEEQGRLYNTAFLFYPDGRVGEQRKLHITPTEVKEWNMEAGDGLHVFDTDKGRIAMLICYDMEFPEIVRMARARGADVLFCPSCTDDRHGFHRVRYTCHARTIENQVYVVTTGTVGSLPTVDFMRGNYGQAAIITPNDVPFPPGGIMTAGEINGDMVITGDLDLTLLHQVREKGSVTTWRDRRTDLYTDWS
- a CDS encoding class I SAM-dependent methyltransferase, with product MKEHFGNIDINLFDQLLKGRIIPGMRILDAGCGEGRNLVYFLREDYDVFAVDRSEQAIQKVRKLAAELNNRLQEEQFRVEPVEKLSFANDTFDVVISCAVLHFAEDERHFQRMASEMWRVLKPGGLFFARLASNIGIENQVRPLGGNRFELPDGSERYLVDSEALHYMTEKLHGVFVDPIKTVQVEGQRSMTTWCMKKPHILFFDPIQDMFEEKVEKQERSDGSILDIMERSTT
- a CDS encoding GyrI-like domain-containing protein, with protein sequence MIHSPCKQRIGDWGPATLGVSLGGSSHEPFDYVTGALVRQQPERIPAGMESLRIEPHTYAVFTHKGPIYVLGVTYAAIHHWLDTNGSFSRATAPELESYDHRYSAENPESSEFDIYIPVLVRS
- a CDS encoding WYL domain-containing protein produces the protein MNGIRYRCCPGPHKPEDFLQGALPFNEESVTALNKFYYYLPDDTKQRIDKMKQRVVFWTPIRAAAVPYLKLLLDAALQQRPLQILYDSRDGANRRSIQPIGVYSYNGFWYCPSYCFLKETYLLFRADRVLQAEWTDEKHPTIDLSEFPISHWFKPPCGEGHEAEQSPQKVEVIVRFTAVGVRRCRWESWFHNELQVDDEGKGMLKLRIRPDEMDYYASYFLSLGADAVVEPPAELNERIRQAVEMFVQAYGMSQGVVIGLGSD
- a CDS encoding Gfo/Idh/MocA family oxidoreductase — translated: MIKDKVRWGIVGCANIAVRAVIPGIQQSSTGVVTAIASRGLDKAQQTADKLDIPKAYGSYEELLVDKDVDAVYIPLPNHLHKEWTLRAADAGKHVLCEKPAALDAGEAEEMAAACERAGVIFAEAFMYRYHPRYTMIKEIIRSGEIGELRGIHGAFTFNNAKDASNVRYKKFMGGGSIYDVGVYPISAARLILEREPEAAAVHAFFSPEHGHVDMMASGLLEFSDGVALTFDCGMWADGRNMLEILGSEGRIEVPSAFVAHQNEQDHFFVTTKGDRREVEVPHVNQYALQADALGRSILYGEPLPYEPTDAIRNMRVIDACLMSANERRRVEIGERVVGG
- a CDS encoding helix-turn-helix domain-containing protein, producing the protein MNEASILMPTLSDHEYLLLPESVGWYREFPENEVSRKQGALNNFSIHLVVDGKGFIEAEHSGFLHLTLISTLTYAVVAEFVTQAAPWAEVSSPKDDNRILELLPFIRQEACRPFDLDYWSRRAGVSSYYFCRLFKKSTQMTPMTFITLCRLQNSKQWLLEKQSLTVKEIAEHAGYPSVSYFNKRFHEQEGMTPTVYRRLYRRE
- a CDS encoding DNA topoisomerase III — protein: MKSLILAEKPSVAKEIARVLGCTQKHKHYIEGPAYVVTWALGHLVTLAEPEEYDPKYKTWSLEDLPLLPQRMKLKVIRETTPQFKAIAQLAGRSDLNELIIATDAGREGELVARWIMEMIRWRKPFKRLWISSQTDKAIRDGFASLKPGSAYDPLYRSAVCRAEADWLIGLNITRALTCKHNAQLAAGRVQTPTLAALMERERQIKAFQAKDYWMLRAQLGPFQAVWRSKSQPDGRLFDKDAADALLGRLTTVRTAKISQLKVTEKIEPHPLAYDLTELQRDANKRYGFTAKQTSNVLQKLYEQHKLVTYPRTDSRYLSSDMVSTLPDRLKALQLPPYAAWVKPLLNKPLPVTKRIVDDSKVSDHHAIIPTDERPQLQNLTADERKLYDIIVRRFISLFYPVFRYDETAVTIDISGENFHAKGRITRDAGWKTLYDAGAIASDDENEDAAEDEASSRQTLPPLQSGMELKDVRLNLQKQTTKPPGRYTEAGLLTVMEKHNLGTPATRADIIEKLLQTDTIERRMNTLQPTGKGLQLIELVVPELRSHDLTAEWEQELERISKGKGDADAFMESIRKQTQVIVKQVKESDAEYKPHNLTNSRCPDCSNPLQEIKGKRGKMLVCSSRECSYKRAAEAPLSNKRCPQCRKKMEIHMGKAGKYAQCKPCNVIEMLSESGGGGGRAAKRQQSQLAKQFSDNADLTSGLGEALKAALQKKQE
- a CDS encoding TIGR01777 family oxidoreductase, whose translation is MKVAIAGGSGFIGKHLTQYFLEKRATVILISRQKRKSEHPLIRNITWAELDKSVKPLEGLDAIVNLAGETINQRWTPKAKERILQSRLESVEKVESMIQRLETKPVLVNASAIGIYGKSETNSFGEDSDLSVEDFLSDVVDKWEAAAEMIPDTRVVLLRLGIVLDKNGGAFPKMSMPFRLGLGGRIGSGKQVMSWIHIYDVVRLIDFCIENENVEGPVNATSPHPVTNDDFGRMLAKVMNKPYAFPVPSFLLKLMFGEMSMLLLQGQRVIPHVAITNGFQFQYPLLEMALNDLINQGQKAVN
- a CDS encoding MarR family transcriptional regulator — its product is MESKEALEHFIMYLQTINRHLRSQMFDQQAASLTRVQWLLMRNLYRNGASTIGQLAEHLDVRSSTMSQMVDRLEKAGFAYRESSDPDARVRWVKLTEQGERVIRQTEALWAETLSEPFKQFSDAERQQLLEYMHRLSDALPSKRT